One Tachysurus vachellii isolate PV-2020 chromosome 18, HZAU_Pvac_v1, whole genome shotgun sequence DNA segment encodes these proteins:
- the clec19a gene encoding C-type lectin domain family 19 member A, giving the protein MLWCGVCLLSLWLCSVWTLPSTSMKITQALPLQLPDSSQPAVCPLFWTEFDGYCYRFFPQNRTWAEADLYCAEFSNGYRSGKLSSVHSWEENVFVYDLVNSRVPGIPTDIWIGLHDRRQVKEGTMEWTDGSIYEFSYWDGNQPDDGIHRISEEEDCVEIWYRQNSALRSWNDNSCDKAFPFVCKIPMLEH; this is encoded by the exons ATGCTCTGGTGTGGAGTGTGTCTCCTGTCCCTTTGGCTTTGCAGTGTTTGGACTCTTCCTTCCACCAGCATGAAGATCACTCAGG CTCTGCCTCTACAGCTTCCTGACTCGAGTCAGCCTGCCGTCTGTCCACTTTTCTGGACAGAGTTCGATGGCTACTGCTACCGTTTCTTCCCCCAGAACCGCACATGGGCTGAGGCTGACCTGTACTGCGCCGAGTTCTCCAACGGCTACCGGTCAGGGAAACTGTCCTCCGTACACAG CTGGGAGGAGAACGTCTTTGTGTATGACCTGGTGAACAGCCGTGTCCCGGGAATACCCACGGATATCTGGATCGGACTGCACGACCGCAGACAGGTGAAG gAAGGCACCATGGAGTGGACGGACGGATCAATTTACGAGTTCAGCTACTGGGATGGAAACCAACCGGATGACGGAATCCACCGGATTTCTGAGGAGGAGGACTGTGTGGAGATCTGGTACAGACAGAACAGCG cACTCAGGTCCTGGAATGACAACAGTTGTGACAAAGCTTTTCcttttgtgtgtaaaatcccCATGCTGGAGCACTAa